A stretch of DNA from Nitrososphaerota archaeon:
TCCCATCCATGAACGGTTGTGGCGTAAAAAGATGGGCGGAACATTCTCAACCGAGTTCAAGTTGTTCCTGTTTTATCTCGCCTTTGTCACGTTGCTCGCAGTTTCGCTTGCAAACACACAAAACCTGTCAGATGTGGGTGGATTAGTCTTTCACATAGTATCGGCGGCTAGCACAACCGGTTTCCAGCTTGGGCAGTTAGTCACGTTGAATCCTATTGCGCGACTGATTCTGGCTTTGGTTATGTTCGTTGGAGGTTGCTCCTTCTCAACTGCTGGGGGAACCAAATTCATCCGGATGCTAGTTGCCTTTAAATCAATTCCTTGGCTGGTTAAAAGTAATGTTCTACCCTCCTCTGCAGTGACACTTGTGAAAATCGGGAAGAATCTATTCTTTGAAAAAGAAATCGCGTATGTAATGCTCACAATTTTCACAGGGGTAGTAACCATAATGATAGGAAGCGCAATTTTGACACTGACGGGATCATCCTTTTTGAACTCTTTCTTTGAATCAATCTCCGCTTTTTCCAGCACAGGGTTAAGCACTGGAATCACAAGCATGACAATGCCTGATTTCGCAAAGATAGTCCTCGTATCCGAAATGATAATGGGAAGGGTCGAGATCATCCCGGTACTTATCACGATAAGATATGTGTACCTCAAACTAACCACTGCCAATGTACAGCCGCCGGCTCGTCTGACAAAGTCTACGGAGAGTTAGCGCTAAGACACGTAACAAGCAAATGTAAGATTTCCCGCATTATTGGTGGGCTCGTTCTTCTAATGTTATGGTGAGCAGCATGAGATGTGCTGCTTGCTCTCCACTAGGTCTTTCCTCTCTTTTAGCTTACGATCTTCTTTGAGGCTTTCTATCTTGGAGGCTGAGCGGGTTTGATCGGTACTTTTGGTGCTTACCACCGCCCACCGAGCTATGAAGCCTTCGCCTTGACTTACCACGTTGAACCTTTGGAGCAGGTTGTGCCACTCATCTTCTCCTACTGTTCGCGGGTCTTTCCTTCGAAGCCTCTTTGTGACACTCAGGTATGCTTTGCCATCAGGCTTCAATATTCGCTCTACTTCGCGAACTGCTCCTTCATGGTCTAGCATGCAGCAAAGCAGTCCATTTGAAAAAGCAAAGTCTACGCTAGCGTCAGGAATGAAGCTTAGATCTGCGGCGGAGGTCGTTCTAGCCTCTATAATATCCGAATAGTTATGCCTCTCTGCTTTACGAGTCAGGGCTTCGATTGTTTTACTGTCAAAATCAGCTGCATAGACTTGGCCCTCTTTTCCGACCATCTCAGCCATTGCAATCGTGAAGAAACCTGGACCCGACCCAATATCTGCAACGACTCGTCCTGCAGAGATGAACTTTGACAATATCTTCTTAGGGGGAAAGAAAAGTCGTCTCAGGAAATTGTCCGTCAAAAAGAGCGGAATACGTCTATCGCTAACCATCCTCAATACCATGCACCTCTAGCTGCTCCACTTCAACCAAGCAACAATAATTATTAATACATTTATCTTCAATATAACCTAATTTAACCTCTACGTTCGTGCGCCGGCGCCACTGCTGCCATTGGCCGAGGGAGGGCTCTATATGCTAATGAAATGAGCGTAAGAATCCAGCTGACGTTCTAAGCAGATCGCACGGATCGGATCTTCGGTTTTGCAGTGTTTACTGGAAACGTTTGTTCTGCATGCAAGATTATCCCCCAATGCTTTCTTCTGCTAATGTGGCCGAACTGCTGTAAGGAGTGTTCTAAGCTGCAAGGCTTGTATTGATTGTTAGCTTGTCGCTGGTAGAATGGCTGTAGCATCGGCGCATTTAGTTAAGTTAGTTGATGTATAGTTACAGTTTGGGCGCCTAGAGAACCGCCATAACTATCCTGCTCCTTATCCTCCATTAAACAAAAACCAATACAGGTTTCAAATAGGCTCGTTATTGGTGCGGGGTGGGATTGCAATACCATTTTACTAGTAACGCTGCGATGCGGAAGAAATGTTTTCACTACATATCAAGTTCGCTGGTTCTTTCTTGAGCTCAATTAGGTTCAAATCTATAATCTACCTAACTTGGATAACCATACTTTCTTACATCAAACATGCATAGGTGTAAACAGGATACCTGAATAATAACCAAAGTGACTGACTTCTATACGCCAGATAGGCTCGGTTCTGTCCAATTATCTGGACATTGCATAGTCCGTTTACGCAGCTATGTCCAGAGGATTTTACAGAACCGGCATGTTCTTGCTTAGCCGGCATTCATAGACTGACTGGAGTCAGCTATCTTCATGTGGTTCGGCAGATATTATGAGGCTCTCCAATCCTTCTACCTTCGTTCTTACTGTTTCCTGAATCTCTTCCTTTAACTTGGTCAGTTCGGCCACGGTTAGTTCTGGGTTGACTGTTATTATCATTTCACCGACTATGTAGGGCCCACTTTGTCTGAGTCTAACGGTTTTCAGGCGTACACCGTTAACTTTCTCGACCATTTGTTTTATCACAGCAACTACTTCAGGGTTATGCCAAGCATCCAGAAGTATGAGCGTGGCTTCCTTGAGTATAGTTATTGACACTGTCGCAATTAATACGGCTACAATCATGGCTCCGATCGAGTCCATCTGCGTGAAACCTAGAAAAGAGCCGAGGATGCTAAAGAACACTACAAAGGATGCTGAGCCATCCTTGATCGCGTTTGTCGCCTCAGCTTTGAGGGAGAGAAGGTTAGATTTGATAGCTATGCTTCTCTTGATGAACGCCAAGATAAGTGAAACGGTTCCAGATATGAGTGCGGTTGCCAGCGCTATCGCAGGTGATTCTATCGCTGTCGGTGAGAAGAACCTGAGATATGCATTGTAGAATGTTAGACCGCTCACCATTGCAAGTATTATGGCGATCAGAAATGCGGAAAGGTTCTCTGCACGGTAATAGCCGTAGTGGAATAGGCTATCGGCTTTCTTACGGCTTATCCGAATACCCAACCAAACTATTGTGGTTACGCTTGCGTCAGACATTCCGTCGATGCCGTCCGCCAACAAT
This window harbors:
- a CDS encoding cation diffusion facilitator family transporter translates to MSEHQQHQQHNPYVKKAEKIALLSAVIVGSIGFAELIIAQISGSLSLLADGIDGMSDASVTTIVWLGIRISRKKADSLFHYGYYRAENLSAFLIAIILAMVSGLTFYNAYLRFFSPTAIESPAIALATALISGTVSLILAFIKRSIAIKSNLLSLKAEATNAIKDGSASFVVFFSILGSFLGFTQMDSIGAMIVAVLIATVSITILKEATLILLDAWHNPEVVAVIKQMVEKVNGVRLKTVRLRQSGPYIVGEMIITVNPELTVAELTKLKEEIQETVRTKVEGLESLIISAEPHEDS
- a CDS encoding class I SAM-dependent methyltransferase — translated: MVSDRRIPLFLTDNFLRRLFFPPKKILSKFISAGRVVADIGSGPGFFTIAMAEMVGKEGQVYAADFDSKTIEALTRKAERHNYSDIIEARTTSAADLSFIPDASVDFAFSNGLLCCMLDHEGAVREVERILKPDGKAYLSVTKRLRRKDPRTVGEDEWHNLLQRFNVVSQGEGFIARWAVVSTKSTDQTRSASKIESLKEDRKLKERKDLVESKQHISCCSP